The following are encoded in a window of Mycoplasmopsis verecunda genomic DNA:
- a CDS encoding GA module-containing protein, with translation MQKNRKSLNRSKLILTVVASSPILAIPLLVSASSTLENRIFMFNPDKTYDVNNDFQHRTEYEHLPQTFFGFAHYKYKTMPNNQTSKLVKFIKTPTQDEWNNEEQTWTLMFETGALDNEYYEKGKFWHNEYPFGQRVYGFALSDDLELVPGTVSVKFENAGSEKEISDVNAIDESIRRNGKYGIQGEPFANGVGQYYDNGQEWNNEKFGAYVRFADAYGNFDQSAEQTFNNQSIPHDNKNDYIQITQNFDTNNGTNSRGDLFTDFSNDPNAPAPLHLYTIPKYSGFSDDGESKYLPGINGVEYITSDVAFREKQKAFTPAEINDALSRTKTTDDKMPRRIFGIGIGNLMNEHSDRYNKANGGYNPFYNNIGSAFLIHYQTGLELNRYSYNLRPIPVVTMQFKTRRKYTDVLVNSDDSTFSKVKQKENAYLNKANSHYSEKSFVAGMFHSDKYENHDNIWKKNSNEVDLDTASLGNTKNQYTGVAFQFANRSFNRTINIELTEKYEQTFDVNKKDEFPEITGYKIMYKDKEVDHINIPWESSKNTPENEKTRTYRTLLKNFKMNTTDIYDYDNLKVVPIIKSKDDQDKWTTTSTSFKLKPISNRFEVEVTYKPSEAFIEKQDSEKLKLDKLKAKLTEQVDNSEILNKNSQNATSLKQWINNSNDFSALNGAEESISALIDALNGLYNKLQIVQKQKETDVYKQSDNQGNKAAFDNAITQAEGFLSNNLPTYIKSATESKETKIEILKSIATRAIPKYENSLTTAYNDLSGHNKINAAIEEAKKNINNLNSITDDVKKEYKDKLDGMVNLSDINQVVSEATTYNSNVSDINNKLQNHIQFANDNNQESDFNKSSTILKDRFNNRIKELEKLYTSGKANLNDLSKYKHLISDLDNTKESIHNYNLESLKAEIKTKVDQIDVLTEKQKSSLINQINKTNDKKDIEDVSLNVNTLIDGFQQLKNSVEESKKLKNKTDYLKADEAAKKTFDDKLNEASNLLEEFSKKNDLSTTKELDKLTTQAATADTALNNAKGNLNGKDNYLNEIAKTITKIKQLSNLSTQLQNQIIEEIKLLTDSEAINTKVKSAEELNTKAGELLEQLTKYNNLHSSADHNFVDKTVQANLATYNESITPLLSDNKVNVNNIEEISRLASALKTTLDSIQEPLAQLKTKFSESLQNAKKAQNAMSLNYFNASEEKKDALDKAIEKSNKYLTEYTENGSSQLIQILISGLNTAVSSLDGISKVRELFTQPDFQNLPENIKTQVINVALAQQSQENLAQVIDAVKLISKALGNLEKSKESITSPYTNKSSNYTQANSDAKEKYKNNIENYDSNLATILAQQVNSLDDIKTLGTKITTFADNLSNSHNNLDGIKRLQNAIEEQKKSANASLSLLSDDLKAKIWEPYKNIDFNTTKLTLDDIANNFKKYQQINDKMSEITVDIYDFKDTVANNTKYSKATEQTKKLVNTAVQNINNLITNYDSDSEAMKASGNVTSNLDLSNLLSQYVTPAKEAINSDYQKWLTHKEMKVKAIEKLSDLSSKQRDALTKQLDSNNDIEELDKTEKTAVDLNTAMNLLSEAVNKAKSIQSQNVYIYATKDKKDAFDTVANSNELDKLDKEKQTSIVPQEINKKANDVSEVTNGLNGDEKLAKIQKEAKESINNSTLSQDQKDNINELITNATNKDTIESIVEKVSQLTNAISNLDDSIKKANEEKTKQNYTEATAGDNSVKDVFDKQLQDSNTVSSEAKAKHDFTNANDIANLVTSINDSKDKLNKAKSNLNGEINFLTVQTKAKEEINKLTALESSDKGVRIRAINEKNTIAEINQVVLTAKEQDKAGNNLLSKLAEANALIADETKYQYTTPEQQKALNKAISWGKQLLQYEKYIKPWITVEVMQKATNDIASVISDINGLSDDITKAKEEVDKLNNLTGKQKDYIKSHIASKTTKDDINSELEKAKELDKSTKEFKDALKSANNVDKDANNYKLADVDKQNEFNKAQKDATEVLDNLAGNTKEQIDTLTSKLNNAKDNLNGDSNLVNKKAEEKAKVEKLDKLSDKQKNVIKNSIDSANTPQDAEKLSDAANKLQDALSKADKELDSANKEKDKPSYTEATNKEDLNTSETQLSDANTKAKENTDLNNVEKINALVNDLNEKSSDVNDKVKALDGNDVLDKAKKEVNKLVDNLNNLSDEAKDTIKKKLSDANTNTVEKVNAIKNDASKLNTKAGELANAISTLDSLAKTNKVDTLDQDTKDSIPTVLNDAKDLIDNNKLKDNVTIDSIDENKAKLNAIINSINKGADTLDKYKSDKKEALNKLENLSQSQKNDLLGEISRAATSENIDQVITKASALNGAMKKLQDAIKNLKAKQDSKDVALASEQPKEAFDKLATPESLANNEKEKISTINANEIEEKVKAISKVLSDLDGNNNLAKAQNDIASLTNLSSEHKDKFTAELDKVNNKAALDNLVSNAKEIDKYVPEITQLSNNINSLANRFKPAQTSENLQAVQDLLNEIANTNTKLESLKAEVTKLNESKDLQVKPYKDLKDKLTQAVTKANETIGKVKAKVSNILDKAATYDIHDEALKAIAQAKANELKNDSINLNTALDNVRTLEAIPYRDKYKDVVLNAPEKLQKSPSWITNSINKANDEISKAFNAQQDQAILDKLTHQLDKELLAYAYDNAVDIVNNRFNNDLAVEKQKALEMLDYNTISTKDQYDAQADKLNWLAKASSLDALVDKINNQIVKPFSNELTSAIVQANDALNNKATPIAKLDELIDKLNKLMIQEPLNKSVQNAKETIKQINDKLASGEDKKLQKDKDKLDKLIKEAEKLINSDKKVNTKEILDKSDEINKAIADAISNISTFDDVLSGTIKQAEKLMDSKSKALQESIDQAKALSPNASNKAKKDALDHLIHKIHTNDLDKVIEAAPEIKEGIYKNITPNELPKSQAISNNTSSTKAQVNDATDKQRLNNKQIEVINSVYDFDALNKAQKDKFVADVSNAKEISDIDKLVSSATILNEAMKSLHKANDEIQPEYKTQPINSATFINSTKAEQDKVSSLISDVKALVNGDGIVYKNNDASEITALSNSIKEAINNLSGKNKALNDAARVEELIPEITKLENVNANKLENSPKALSQEFNKVLDEIKAMQEVKDNPLAFSSKGGVEKLESLVANAKRYYDEINKFSSNDFRDVQNNSITQAKDFANSNSDALNDKFIKNKLDEFDNQMTYANAISKLNELQAQNNKANDEINVLKIALKDIIANSQDNELENVIAQIKNMKPYANEAKTTELLSVIKAIPSLVQLQDKLNKVLNSNATAFGFDKKLNNVINSANGTEYIKGNHFNDVAMEYSKKLDSIKHNANALKTLIKAIKEKNKDQLLLSTTFDESLSNNNEFRNKLIEINYAEKHNDPNVMNEFVNSNTYNSASKALQSLITVPDQNDQPTWLWPYYASMSAVMFLLGIIGIAKFKKSKK, from the coding sequence ATGCAAAAAAATCGCAAAAGTCTAAATAGAAGTAAATTGATTTTAACAGTGGTTGCTTCATCTCCGATTTTAGCAATACCATTATTGGTATCTGCTTCATCCACATTAGAAAATAGAATCTTTATGTTTAATCCTGACAAAACTTATGATGTTAACAATGATTTTCAACATAGAACAGAATATGAACATTTACCACAAACATTTTTTGGTTTTGCTCACTATAAGTATAAAACAATGCCGAATAATCAAACATCTAAATTGGTTAAATTTATTAAAACACCTACTCAAGATGAATGAAATAATGAAGAACAAACTTGAACATTAATGTTTGAAACTGGAGCGCTTGATAATGAATATTATGAAAAAGGTAAATTCTGACACAATGAATATCCATTTGGTCAAAGAGTTTATGGATTTGCACTTAGTGATGACTTGGAATTAGTTCCGGGTACTGTTTCTGTTAAATTTGAAAATGCTGGATCTGAAAAAGAAATATCAGATGTTAATGCTATTGATGAAAGTATCAGAAGAAATGGTAAATATGGTATCCAAGGAGAACCATTTGCTAATGGTGTTGGACAATATTATGATAATGGGCAAGAATGAAATAATGAAAAATTTGGTGCTTATGTTCGTTTTGCTGATGCTTATGGCAATTTTGATCAAAGTGCTGAACAAACATTCAATAATCAATCAATCCCTCATGATAATAAAAATGATTATATTCAAATAACTCAAAATTTTGATACAAATAATGGAACAAATTCTCGTGGTGATTTATTTACCGATTTTAGTAATGATCCCAATGCTCCTGCTCCATTACACTTATATACAATTCCTAAGTATTCTGGATTTTCAGATGATGGTGAAAGTAAATATTTACCTGGAATTAACGGTGTGGAATACATAACTTCAGATGTTGCATTTAGAGAAAAACAAAAAGCATTCACTCCTGCTGAAATTAATGATGCTTTATCTAGAACTAAAACAACAGATGATAAAATGCCAAGACGTATTTTTGGTATAGGTATTGGTAATTTAATGAATGAACATTCTGATAGATATAACAAAGCCAACGGTGGATATAACCCATTTTATAATAATATTGGGTCAGCTTTTCTAATTCATTATCAAACTGGTTTGGAATTAAATAGATATTCATATAACCTTAGACCAATTCCGGTTGTCACAATGCAATTTAAAACCAGAAGAAAATATACCGATGTTTTAGTTAATTCAGATGATTCAACATTTTCAAAAGTTAAACAAAAAGAAAATGCTTATTTAAATAAAGCTAATTCACATTATTCAGAAAAATCTTTTGTCGCAGGTATGTTCCACAGTGATAAGTACGAAAATCATGATAATATTTGAAAGAAAAACTCTAATGAAGTTGATTTAGATACTGCTTCATTAGGAAATACCAAAAATCAATATACAGGGGTAGCTTTCCAATTTGCTAATCGTTCATTTAATAGAACAATTAATATTGAACTAACAGAAAAATATGAACAAACTTTTGATGTTAATAAAAAAGATGAATTTCCAGAAATAACTGGTTATAAAATTATGTATAAAGATAAAGAAGTTGATCATATTAACATCCCTTGAGAAAGTAGTAAAAACACACCTGAGAATGAAAAAACAAGAACATATCGTACTTTGTTAAAAAATTTCAAAATGAATACCACTGATATATATGATTATGATAATTTAAAAGTGGTTCCAATAATTAAATCAAAAGACGATCAAGATAAATGAACAACTACTTCTACAAGTTTTAAATTAAAACCTATTTCTAATAGATTTGAAGTTGAAGTTACATATAAACCATCAGAAGCATTTATCGAAAAACAAGATAGTGAAAAACTTAAACTAGATAAATTAAAAGCAAAATTAACAGAACAAGTTGATAATTCCGAAATATTAAATAAAAATTCACAAAATGCCACATCACTTAAACAATGAATTAACAATTCAAATGATTTCTCTGCTTTAAATGGAGCTGAAGAATCTATTTCTGCATTAATTGATGCTTTAAATGGGCTATACAATAAATTACAAATAGTTCAAAAACAAAAAGAAACAGATGTATATAAACAATCAGATAATCAAGGCAATAAAGCCGCTTTTGATAATGCGATTACACAAGCTGAAGGTTTTTTAAGTAATAATTTACCTACATATATTAAATCTGCGACAGAATCCAAAGAAACAAAAATTGAAATATTAAAAAGCATCGCAACCAGAGCAATTCCAAAATATGAAAATTCACTAACGACTGCATATAATGATTTATCTGGTCACAATAAAATAAATGCAGCTATCGAAGAAGCAAAAAAGAATATTAATAATTTAAATAGCATAACTGATGATGTTAAAAAAGAATACAAAGATAAATTAGATGGTATGGTTAATCTATCTGATATTAATCAAGTTGTATCAGAAGCGACTACATATAATTCTAATGTATCTGATATTAATAATAAATTACAAAACCATATTCAATTTGCAAATGATAATAATCAAGAATCTGATTTTAATAAATCATCCACAATCTTAAAAGATAGATTTAACAATAGAATTAAAGAATTAGAAAAATTATATACAAGCGGCAAAGCTAATCTGAATGATTTATCTAAATATAAACATTTAATATCAGATCTAGATAATACCAAAGAAAGTATACACAACTACAATCTTGAATCACTTAAGGCAGAAATTAAAACTAAAGTTGATCAAATTGATGTTTTAACTGAAAAACAAAAATCATCATTAATTAATCAAATTAATAAAACCAATGATAAGAAAGATATAGAAGATGTTTCATTAAATGTAAATACTTTAATTGATGGATTCCAACAACTTAAAAACTCTGTTGAAGAATCTAAAAAACTAAAAAATAAGACAGATTATCTCAAAGCTGATGAAGCAGCCAAGAAAACTTTCGATGATAAGTTAAATGAAGCAAGTAATTTATTAGAAGAATTTAGTAAGAAAAATGATTTATCCACAACTAAAGAATTAGATAAATTAACAACTCAAGCAGCAACAGCAGATACAGCTTTAAATAATGCAAAAGGAAACTTAAATGGTAAAGACAATTATCTAAACGAAATTGCTAAAACTATTACAAAAATTAAACAATTGTCTAATTTATCAACTCAATTACAAAATCAAATAATTGAAGAAATAAAATTATTAACTGATTCAGAAGCAATAAATACTAAAGTAAAAAGTGCTGAAGAATTGAATACAAAAGCTGGAGAATTATTAGAGCAATTAACAAAATACAATAACTTACATTCGTCAGCCGATCATAATTTTGTTGATAAAACTGTTCAAGCTAATTTAGCTACATATAATGAATCAATTACTCCTTTATTGTCAGATAATAAAGTAAATGTTAATAATATAGAGGAAATATCAAGACTTGCTAGTGCATTAAAAACTACATTAGATAGCATCCAAGAACCTTTAGCACAATTAAAAACTAAATTTAGTGAATCACTGCAAAATGCTAAAAAAGCTCAAAATGCAATGTCACTAAATTACTTTAATGCATCTGAAGAGAAAAAAGACGCATTAGATAAAGCTATTGAAAAATCAAATAAATACCTTACTGAATATACTGAAAATGGTAGCTCTCAATTAATTCAAATATTAATTAGTGGTTTAAATACAGCTGTTAGTTCACTTGATGGAATATCAAAAGTAAGAGAATTATTTACTCAACCTGATTTTCAAAATTTACCTGAAAATATTAAGACACAAGTGATTAATGTAGCTTTAGCACAACAATCACAAGAAAATTTAGCTCAAGTTATTGATGCTGTAAAACTAATTTCAAAAGCTTTAGGAAATCTAGAAAAATCAAAAGAATCAATAACAAGCCCATATACAAATAAATCAAGTAATTATACTCAAGCTAATTCAGATGCTAAAGAAAAATATAAAAACAATATTGAAAATTATGATTCAAATTTAGCTACTATTTTAGCTCAACAAGTAAATTCATTAGATGATATAAAAACATTAGGTACCAAAATTACAACATTTGCAGATAATTTATCTAATTCACACAATAATTTAGATGGTATAAAAAGATTACAAAATGCTATTGAAGAACAAAAGAAATCAGCTAATGCATCATTAAGTCTTCTTAGTGATGACTTAAAAGCTAAAATATGGGAACCATATAAAAATATTGATTTCAACACAACAAAATTAACTCTAGATGATATTGCAAATAATTTCAAGAAATATCAACAAATTAACGATAAAATGTCAGAAATAACAGTTGATATTTATGATTTTAAAGATACAGTAGCAAATAATACAAAATACTCAAAAGCCACAGAACAAACTAAAAAATTAGTTAATACTGCTGTTCAAAATATAAATAATCTAATAACTAATTATGATTCTGATAGTGAAGCAATGAAAGCTTCTGGAAATGTTACAAGTAATTTAGATTTATCTAACCTATTAAGTCAATATGTAACCCCAGCAAAAGAAGCAATAAATTCTGATTATCAAAAATGATTAACTCATAAAGAAATGAAAGTTAAAGCAATTGAAAAACTTTCAGATCTTTCGTCAAAACAAAGAGATGCTTTAACCAAACAACTAGATAGCAATAATGATATTGAAGAATTAGATAAAACAGAAAAAACAGCAGTTGATTTAAATACAGCAATGAATTTATTATCTGAAGCTGTTAATAAAGCAAAATCTATTCAAAGCCAAAATGTTTACATTTATGCAACAAAAGATAAAAAAGATGCTTTTGATACAGTTGCAAACAGTAACGAATTAGACAAATTAGATAAAGAAAAACAAACTTCAATTGTTCCTCAAGAAATTAATAAGAAAGCAAATGATGTAAGTGAAGTAACCAATGGACTAAATGGTGATGAAAAACTCGCTAAAATTCAAAAAGAAGCTAAGGAGTCCATTAATAATTCAACTTTATCTCAAGACCAAAAAGATAATATCAATGAATTAATTACAAATGCAACTAATAAAGATACTATTGAGTCAATTGTTGAAAAAGTTTCACAATTAACTAACGCAATTAGCAATTTAGATGATTCTATAAAGAAAGCTAATGAAGAAAAAACAAAACAAAATTACACTGAAGCAACAGCTGGAGATAATAGTGTAAAAGATGTATTTGATAAACAATTGCAAGATTCAAATACAGTTTCTTCAGAAGCTAAAGCTAAACATGATTTCACAAATGCAAATGATATAGCTAACTTAGTAACATCAATTAATGATTCAAAAGATAAATTAAATAAAGCGAAAAGTAATCTAAATGGAGAAATTAATTTTCTTACAGTACAAACAAAAGCTAAAGAGGAAATAAATAAATTAACTGCTTTAGAATCATCTGATAAGGGTGTAAGAATAAGAGCTATAAATGAAAAAAATACAATTGCTGAAATAAATCAAGTTGTTTTAACAGCTAAAGAACAAGATAAAGCAGGTAATAATTTACTCAGTAAACTTGCAGAAGCTAATGCTCTTATAGCTGATGAAACAAAATATCAATATACAACACCAGAACAACAAAAAGCATTAAATAAAGCAATATCATGAGGTAAACAACTGTTACAATATGAAAAATACATAAAACCTTGAATAACTGTAGAAGTAATGCAAAAAGCAACAAATGATATTGCTAGTGTTATTAGTGATATTAATGGTTTATCAGATGATATTACTAAAGCAAAAGAAGAAGTTGATAAACTAAATAACTTAACAGGCAAACAAAAAGATTATATAAAATCTCATATTGCTTCTAAAACAACTAAAGATGATATAAATTCTGAACTAGAAAAAGCTAAAGAGCTAGATAAATCAACAAAAGAATTCAAAGATGCTCTTAAATCAGCTAATAATGTTGATAAAGATGCTAATAATTACAAATTAGCTGATGTAGATAAACAAAATGAATTCAATAAAGCTCAAAAAGATGCAACTGAAGTACTTGATAATTTAGCTGGCAATACTAAAGAACAAATAGATACCTTAACTTCAAAATTAAATAATGCAAAAGATAATTTAAATGGTGATAGTAATTTAGTAAATAAAAAAGCTGAAGAAAAAGCCAAAGTTGAAAAACTAGATAAATTATCTGACAAGCAAAAAAATGTTATTAAGAATTCTATTGATTCAGCAAATACCCCTCAAGATGCTGAAAAATTATCTGATGCTGCTAATAAATTACAAGATGCTTTAAGTAAAGCAGATAAAGAATTAGACTCAGCTAATAAAGAAAAAGATAAACCAAGTTATACTGAAGCCACAAATAAAGAAGATTTAAATACATCAGAAACACAATTAAGTGATGCAAATACTAAAGCTAAAGAAAATACTGATTTAAATAATGTTGAAAAAATAAATGCATTAGTTAATGATTTAAATGAAAAATCAAGTGATGTTAATGATAAAGTGAAAGCACTTGATGGAAATGATGTTTTAGATAAAGCTAAAAAAGAAGTAAATAAATTAGTAGATAACTTAAATAACTTAAGTGATGAAGCTAAAGATACAATTAAGAAAAAATTATCAGATGCAAACACAAATACAGTTGAAAAAGTTAATGCAATTAAAAATGATGCTTCTAAATTAAATACTAAGGCTGGTGAATTAGCAAATGCAATTTCTACATTAGATTCATTAGCAAAAACGAATAAAGTTGATACTTTAGATCAAGATACTAAGGATTCGATTCCAACAGTATTAAATGATGCAAAAGATTTAATTGATAATAATAAATTAAAAGATAATGTAACTATTGATTCAATTGATGAAAACAAAGCAAAACTTAATGCAATAATTAATTCAATTAATAAAGGTGCTGATACATTAGATAAATATAAGAGTGATAAGAAAGAAGCTTTAAATAAATTAGAAAACTTATCACAATCACAAAAGAATGATCTATTAGGTGAAATATCTAGAGCTGCAACCTCAGAAAATATTGATCAAGTGATTACAAAAGCTTCAGCATTAAATGGTGCTATGAAGAAATTACAAGATGCAATAAAAAATCTTAAAGCTAAACAAGATAGCAAAGATGTTGCATTAGCTAGTGAACAACCTAAAGAAGCATTCGATAAATTAGCAACTCCTGAATCATTAGCAAATAATGAAAAAGAAAAAATTTCAACTATTAACGCAAATGAAATTGAAGAAAAAGTTAAAGCTATTTCAAAAGTACTAAGTGATTTAGACGGAAATAATAATTTAGCAAAAGCTCAAAATGATATCGCTTCATTAACTAATCTTTCTTCAGAACATAAAGATAAATTTACTGCTGAATTAGATAAAGTTAATAATAAAGCAGCACTCGATAATCTTGTTTCTAATGCTAAAGAAATTGATAAATATGTACCTGAAATTACTCAATTATCAAATAATATTAATTCATTAGCAAATAGATTTAAACCAGCACAAACAAGCGAAAATCTACAAGCTGTACAAGATTTATTAAATGAAATTGCAAACACTAATACAAAACTAGAATCATTAAAAGCTGAAGTAACTAAATTAAATGAATCTAAAGATTTACAAGTTAAACCTTATAAAGACTTAAAAGATAAATTAACTCAAGCAGTTACAAAAGCAAATGAAACAATTGGCAAAGTAAAAGCAAAAGTTTCAAATATATTAGATAAAGCTGCTACATATGATATTCATGATGAAGCATTAAAAGCTATTGCTCAAGCAAAAGCTAATGAGTTAAAAAATGATTCAATTAATCTAAATACAGCTTTAGATAATGTTAGAACTCTAGAAGCAATACCATATAGAGATAAATATAAAGATGTAGTTCTAAATGCTCCTGAAAAACTTCAAAAATCACCATCATGAATTACTAATTCAATTAATAAAGCAAATGATGAAATATCAAAAGCATTTAATGCTCAACAAGATCAAGCAATATTGGATAAATTAACTCATCAACTTGATAAAGAATTATTAGCTTATGCTTATGATAATGCTGTTGATATTGTAAATAATAGATTTAATAATGATTTAGCTGTAGAAAAACAAAAAGCTCTTGAAATGCTTGATTACAACACAATATCTACAAAAGACCAGTACGATGCTCAAGCTGATAAATTAAATTGATTAGCTAAAGCTTCATCATTAGATGCTTTAGTAGATAAAATTAATAATCAAATTGTTAAACCATTTAGTAATGAATTAACAAGTGCAATTGTGCAAGCTAATGATGCTCTAAACAATAAAGCTACTCCTATTGCTAAATTAGATGAATTGATTGATAAATTAAATAAATTAATGATTCAAGAACCATTAAATAAATCAGTTCAAAATGCTAAAGAAACAATTAAACAAATTAACGATAAATTGGCTAGCGGAGAAGATAAAAAACTCCAAAAAGATAAAGATAAACTTGATAAATTAATTAAAGAAGCTGAAAAATTAATTAATTCAGATAAAAAAGTAAATACAAAAGAAATACTTGATAAATCAGATGAAATTAATAAAGCTATTGCAGATGCAATTAGTAATATATCAACTTTTGATGATGTATTAAGCGGAACAATTAAACAAGCTGAAAAATTAATGGATTCTAAATCAAAAGCTTTACAAGAATCAATTGATCAAGCTAAAGCTCTCAGCCCAAATGCTTCTAATAAAGCTAAAAAAGATGCTTTAGATCATTTAATTCACAAAATTCATACAAATGATTTAGATAAAGTAATCGAAGCTGCTCCTGAAATTAAAGAAGGTATTTATAAAAATATAACACCAAATGAATTACCTAAATCACAAGCAATTAGTAATAATACAAGTTCAACCAAAGCTCAAGTAAATGATGCAACAGACAAACAAAGATTAAATAATAAACAAATTGAGGTAATCAATTCAGTTTATGATTTTGATGCTTTAAACAAAGCACAAAAAGATAAATTTGTTGCTGATGTATCAAATGCTAAAGAAATAAGTGATATAGATAAACTTGTTTCATCCGCAACTATATTAAATGAAGCTATGAAATCATTACACAAAGCTAATGATGAAATACAACCTGAGTATAAAACACAGCCAATTAATTCAGCTACATTTATCAATTCAACTAAAGCTGAACAAGATAAAGTTTCTTCATTAATTTCTGACGTCAAAGCTTTAGTAAATGGTGATGGTATTGTATATAAAAACAATGATGCTAGCGAAATAACTGCATTAAGTAATTCAATAAAAGAAGCTATTAACAATCTTTCAGGAAAAAATAAAGCTCTTAATGATGCTGCTAGAGTTGAAGAACTAATACCTGAAATTACAAAACTTGAAAATGTTAATGCTAATAAGTTAGAAAACTCACCTAAAGCTTTAAGTCAAGAATTCAACAAGGTTCTTGATGAAATCAAAGCAATGCAAGAAGTTAAAGATAATCCTTTAGCATTTAGCTCTAAAGGTGGAGTTGAAAAACTTGAAAGTCTTGTTGCTAATGCAAAAAGATATTATGATGAAATTAACAAATTCTCTTCAAATGATTTTAGAGATGTGCAAAATAATTCAATTACTCAAGCTAAAGATTTTGCAAATAGTAATTCAGATGCATTAAATGATAAATTTATCAAAAATAAACTTGATGAATTTGATAATCAAATGACTTATGCTAATGCTATAAGCAAATTAAATGAATTACAAGCTCAAAATAACAAAGCAAATGATGAAATTAATGTATTAAAAATAGCATTAAAAGACATCATCGCAAATAGTCAAGATAATGAATTAGAAAATGTTATTGCACAAATTAAGAATATGAAACCTTATGCTAATGAAGCTAAAACAACTGAATTATTATCAGTAATTAAAGCAATACCTTCATTAGTGCAATTACAAGATAAGCTTAACAAGGTATTGAACTCTAATGCTACAGCATTTGGATTTGATAAGAAACTAAACAATGTTATTAATTCAGCAAATGGTACTGAATATATTAAAGGAAATCACTTTAATGATGTAGCTATGGAATATAGCAAGAAATTAGATTCAATTAAACATAATGCTAATGCATTAAAAACCTTAATTAAAGCAATCAAAGAAAAAAATAAGGATCAATTATTATTAAGCACAACATTTGATGAATCGTTATCAAATAATAATGAATTTAGAAATAAATTAATTGAAATTAATTATGCTGAAAAACACAATGATCCTAATGTAATGAATGAATTTGTTAACTCAAATACATATAATTCAGCTTCAAAAGCATTACAATCATTAATCACAGTTCCAGATCAAAATGATCAACCTACATGATTATGACCATATTATGCTTCTATGTCAGCTGTAATGTTCTTATTAGGAATAATTGGAATTGCTAAATTCAAAAAATCTAAAAAATAG